From a region of the Oryza sativa Japonica Group chromosome 6, ASM3414082v1 genome:
- the LOC4340431 gene encoding mechanosensitive ion channel protein 10 — MDPPNHAKPAGPANVDLVLLIPPDHPQPQLHPNHHQPQQPPMTPTTPLPEAAKPPQNPEKTAASSPHAPSSRPPLPPASAALLRRRSSLTKPKSRFVEPAAPPSSAAAAAASSTSSHASPAHPAAAAGGGSGAASTPHTPAEADDEEEVFPKEVRRKSSARCRRRMKLSVELLVLVLFLALLVVSLVVRPLKGAGFWGLEIWKWCVMVICVFSGHLVSHWVVTLVVFLVERNFLLRNKVLYFVFGLKKSVQVCLWIGLVLIAWSQLFDRDVGRSAKTARILNYVSRFLASVLIGSVIWLVKTFLMKVVASTFHRKAFFDRILENVFDQYVLQTLSGPPVMELAENVGREGSGLGRVSFTKPKEEKGSPGVIDVMKLRKMSQEKVSAWTMKGLMAAIGSSRLSTISNTIESFDDVDGMEQKDKEINNEWEAKAAASAIFKNVARPGYKHIEEVDLLRFFNKEEVDLVLQRFEGAFETRKIKKSALKNWVVKAYLDRKSLAHSLNDTKTAVMQLHNLIRVLVIIIIIIITLLLMGIATTKILLVISSQLLVVVFIFGNACKTVFEALIFVFIMHPFDVGDRCVIDGIQMVVEEMNILTTIFLKNDNEKVYYPNSVLSTKAISNFYRSPNMYDTINFTIDVSTSIERIGALKSRIKGYIDSKPTHWCPIHTVNLKDILDVNKINMSLCVQHTMNFQNIRERNLRRSELVMELKKLFEEMSITYHLLPQKVELSFVGPNPIPIALPQSR, encoded by the exons ATGGACCcgccgaaccacgccaagccggcGGGCCCCGCCAATGTCGACCTCGTCCTCCTCATCCCGCCCGACCATCCCCAGCCGCAGCTCCACCCCAACCACCACcagccgcagcagccgccgatgacgccgacgacgccgttgCCGGAGGCCGCAAAACCTCCCCAAAACCCCGAGAAGACGGCCGCCTCGAGCCCCCACGCGCCGTCCTCgcgcccgccgctgcctcccgcctcggccgcgctcctccgccgccgctcgtcgctcACCAAGCCCAAGTCCCGCTTCGTCGAGCCCGCGGCcccgccctcctccgccgccgccgccgcggcctcctccactTCGTCGCACGCCTCCCCcgcgcaccccgccgccgccgcagggggCGGCTCGGGGGCGGCTTCCACGCCGCACACCCCCGCGgaagccgacgacgaggaggaggtgttcCCCAAGGAGGTCCGGCGCAAGTCGTcggcgcgctgccgccgcaggATGAAGCTGAGCGTGGAGCTCCTCGTGCTCGTCCTCTTCCTCGCGCTGCTCGTCGTCAGCCTCGTGGTGCGGCCGCTCAAGGGGGCTGGATTCTGGGGCCTGGAGATCTGGAAGTGGTGCGTCATGGTCATCTGCGTCTTCTCCGGCCACCTCGTCAGCCATTGGGTCGTCAcgctcgtcgtcttcctcgtcgagCGCAACTTCCTCCTCCGCAACAAGGTGCTCTACTTCGTCTTCGGCCTCAAGAAGAGCGTCCAGGTCTGCCTCTGGATCGGGCTCGTGCTCATCGCCTGGTCGCAGCTCTTCGACCGCGACGTCGGGCGATCGGCCAAGACGGCCAGAATTCTCAATTATGTGTCCAGGTTTCTCGCCTCCGTGCTCATTGGATCAGTCATTTGGTTGGTCAAGACGTTCCTCATGAAGGTGGTGGCATCCACGTTCCACCGGAAGGCGTTCTTCGATCGGATTCTGGAGAATGTGTTCGATCAGTACGTCCTGCAGACGTTGTCGGGGCCGCCCGTGATGGAGCTGGCAGAAAATGTGGGCCGGGAGGGTAGTGGTCTTGGGCGGGTGAGCTTCACCAAACCGAAGGAGGAGAAAGGCTCGCCGGGTGTGATTGACGTGATGAAACTGAGGAAGATGAGCCAGGAGAAGGTGTCGGCGTGGACGATGAAAGGGTTGATGGCGGCAATCGGAAGCTCAAGGCTGTCAACGATATCTAATACGATCGAGAGCTTTGATGATGTTGATGGCATGGAGCAGAAGGATAAGGAGATAAATAATGAGTGGGAGGCAAAGGCAGCTGCATCTGCCATTTTCAAGAACGTCGCAAGACCCGGCTATAA GCACATTGAGGAGGTGGATCTGCTAAGATTTTTCAACAAGGAGGAGGTGGATTTGGTGCTTCAAAGGTTTGAGGGAGCATTTGAGACCAGGAAGATAAAAAAGTCTGCACTGAAGAACTGGGTG GTAAAGGCATATCTTGACCGCAAATCACTGGCACATTCTTTGAATGACACAAAAACAGCGGTTATGCAACTTCACAATCTGATCAGGGTTTTAGTGATTATTATAATCATTATCATCACTTTGTTGTTGATGGGCATTGCGACAACAAAAATCCTCCTTGTCATCTCGTCCCAACTTTTAGTTGTGGTATTCATATTTGGAAATGCCTGCAAGACTGTATTTGAGGCTCTTATATTTGTATTCATCATGCATCCATTTGATGTTGGCGACCGCTGTGTCATCGATGGAATACAG ATGGTTGTCGAAGAAATGAATATATTAACCACTATTTTCTTGAAAAATGACAATGAGAAAGTATATTACCCGAACTCTGTATTATCAACAAAGGCAATCAGCAACTTTTATCGAAGTCCCAATATGTATGACACCATTAATTTTACGATTGATGTTTCAACTTCAATTGAGAGAATTGGAGCTTTGAAGTCCAGAATCAAGGG GTACATAGACAGCAAACCGACGCACTGGTGCCCTATTCACACCGTAAACTTAAAGGACATCTTGGACGTGAACAAGATCAACATGTCGCTGTGTGTCCAGCATACGATGAACTTCCAGAATATCCGAGAGAGGAACCTCAGGAGATCTGAGCTCGTCATGGAACTAAAGAAACTGTTTGAGGAGATGTCCATCACCTACCACCTTTTGCCCCAAAAGGTTGAGCTTAGCTTTGTCGGCCCAAATCCAATACCCATTGCTCTTCCACAAAGCAGATAA